In Streptomyces sp. NBC_00448, the following are encoded in one genomic region:
- a CDS encoding S41 family peptidase, producing the protein MSDGAYLRFPHLHGDLLCFAAEDDIWVAPLGPPGAPPGRAWRVTADRTRVGVPRLSPDGTSIAFTTWRSLDPEVYVVPVDGGAPRRLTFWGSSDTRVCSWTPDGDILAVSSHGQPFAYHTWAHSVPTEHEPGGPLPWGPVSDIAVHDCDDGERRTLLLTGTPPHEPHAWKRYRGGATGRLWLHGERLVPDLDGHLASPMFVAGRIAFLSDHEGIGNLYSCRPDGSDLRRHTDHADFYARSAATDGNRVVYQCAGSLWLVDDLAADAEPRRLDVRLGGPRSGRRPYQVPAAANLDGLAMDGTGRASAVCVRGSLYWLTHRDGPARTISDVPGARVRLPEMLGDTGLVAYVTDGEGEDGIELAHLPGRASRALTRGPEGAGDVPGDFTAELAFVPRAGAPADADADVDVVPVGGRTIGGPVRWTSDLTRTSGPAGADVTPGEVTRAGDANSQSYAPGSSDDGPDDGQEEADGEGGGRGGGRHRGTGGATHPSPFGDAPDTPHARLAVGRLGRVTEMVSSPDGAVLAVASHDGRLLLVATGEGDTDDEYGPPRPPVVTGAVDELVRSTNGPVRNLAFSPDSAWLTWSHPGVGRSLRSIKIARLADHTIIDVTNGRFEDEQPVFTRDGRYLAFLSWRGFDPVYDVHTGDLSFPLGCRPYLVPLNSATPSPFALRVDGSPVGTGLDPGEGGGDGPVVVEAEGLPSRVTPFPVAASKYSALEPVQGGLVWLRWPISGALGETFVNPTDPSARPTLEHFNLGKSKRTELVRHMDWYAVSGDGLRLAVFDEGELAVLPATERGDDDSTVYVDMRRILHEVEPTAEWRQSYAEAGRLIRDYFWAPDMCGVDWPAILDQYRPLVEHVATPDEFADLLREVLGELGTSHAYVQPARRNEGPPHYQRPIGLLGADFQHNKDGTWTVARILPGESSDSKARSPLAGTGIREGAILTHIDGRRVDPQAGPYPLLSGAGGTTVELTFTPPGGRGAPRRIAVVPLVDERPLRYQHWVAKRRSVVRHLSGGRCGYLHIPDMGGSGWAQFNRDLRKEVAYDALLVDVRGNAGGNISELVIEKLTRTVLGWDVTRNAQPVSYAGNAPRGPVVAVADEATSSDGDMITAAFKLLRLGPVVGLRTWGGVVGMTGRHRLGDNTVITVPMNAAWFDAYGWSVENHGVAPDIECLRTPLDWAEGRHGQLAVAVREALSLLGEHPAAVPPDLSSRPNRARPPLPPRA; encoded by the coding sequence GTGAGCGACGGCGCGTACCTCCGGTTCCCGCACCTGCACGGCGACCTGCTCTGCTTCGCCGCGGAGGACGACATCTGGGTGGCCCCGCTCGGGCCACCGGGCGCCCCGCCCGGCCGCGCCTGGCGGGTGACCGCCGACCGCACGAGAGTGGGGGTCCCCCGCCTCTCGCCCGACGGCACCTCCATCGCCTTCACCACCTGGCGGAGCCTTGACCCCGAGGTGTACGTCGTCCCCGTGGACGGAGGCGCCCCGCGGCGGCTGACGTTCTGGGGCAGTTCCGACACCCGGGTGTGCTCCTGGACGCCGGACGGCGACATCCTGGCGGTGTCGTCGCACGGGCAGCCGTTCGCCTACCACACCTGGGCACACAGCGTGCCGACCGAGCACGAGCCCGGCGGTCCGTTGCCCTGGGGGCCGGTCTCCGACATCGCCGTGCACGACTGCGACGACGGGGAGCGCCGCACCCTGCTGCTCACCGGCACCCCGCCGCACGAACCGCACGCCTGGAAGCGCTACCGCGGCGGCGCCACCGGCCGCCTGTGGCTGCACGGCGAGCGGCTCGTGCCCGATCTCGACGGCCATCTGGCCTCCCCGATGTTCGTCGCAGGCCGCATCGCGTTCCTCTCCGACCACGAGGGCATCGGCAACCTGTACTCCTGCCGTCCCGACGGCAGCGACCTGCGCCGCCACACCGACCACGCCGACTTCTACGCGCGCTCCGCCGCCACCGACGGCAACCGTGTCGTCTACCAGTGCGCGGGCTCCCTGTGGCTCGTCGACGACCTGGCCGCCGATGCCGAGCCCCGACGCCTGGACGTCCGCCTCGGCGGACCGCGCAGCGGGCGCCGCCCCTACCAGGTGCCGGCCGCCGCGAACCTCGACGGCCTGGCCATGGACGGCACCGGCCGCGCCAGTGCCGTCTGCGTACGCGGCAGCCTGTACTGGCTCACCCACCGCGACGGCCCGGCCCGCACCATCAGCGATGTCCCCGGTGCCCGGGTGCGCCTGCCGGAGATGCTCGGCGACACCGGTCTGGTCGCCTATGTCACCGACGGCGAGGGCGAGGACGGCATCGAACTCGCCCATCTGCCGGGGCGCGCCTCCCGGGCGCTGACCCGCGGCCCCGAGGGCGCGGGTGACGTTCCCGGCGACTTCACCGCCGAACTCGCCTTCGTCCCGCGGGCCGGCGCCCCCGCCGACGCGGACGCCGATGTCGACGTCGTCCCGGTCGGCGGGCGCACCATCGGCGGGCCGGTCCGCTGGACCAGCGACCTCACCCGTACGAGTGGGCCGGCGGGCGCGGATGTGACGCCAGGCGAGGTCACCCGCGCGGGTGACGCGAACTCCCAGTCGTACGCCCCTGGCAGCAGCGACGACGGCCCGGACGACGGTCAGGAGGAGGCAGACGGCGAAGGCGGCGGCAGGGGCGGCGGGCGACACCGCGGTACCGGTGGTGCCACCCACCCGAGCCCGTTCGGCGACGCGCCCGACACCCCCCACGCGCGGCTGGCCGTCGGGCGTCTGGGCCGCGTCACCGAGATGGTCTCCTCGCCCGACGGCGCCGTCCTCGCCGTCGCCTCCCACGACGGTCGGCTGCTGCTCGTCGCCACCGGCGAAGGCGACACCGACGACGAGTACGGCCCGCCCCGCCCACCCGTGGTGACCGGCGCGGTCGACGAGCTTGTCCGCTCCACCAACGGCCCGGTCCGCAACCTCGCCTTCTCCCCCGACTCGGCGTGGCTGACCTGGTCGCACCCTGGCGTCGGACGCTCGCTGCGTTCCATCAAGATCGCCCGGCTCGCCGACCATACGATCATCGACGTCACCAACGGCCGTTTCGAGGACGAGCAGCCCGTCTTCACCCGGGACGGCCGCTACCTGGCCTTCTTGTCATGGCGCGGCTTCGACCCGGTGTACGACGTCCACACCGGCGACCTGTCCTTCCCGCTGGGCTGCCGCCCGTACCTGGTGCCGCTCAACTCCGCCACGCCGTCACCGTTCGCGCTGCGGGTCGACGGCAGCCCGGTCGGCACCGGTCTGGACCCGGGCGAGGGCGGCGGCGACGGACCGGTCGTGGTGGAGGCTGAGGGGCTTCCCAGCAGGGTGACGCCCTTCCCGGTGGCCGCGTCCAAGTACAGCGCTCTGGAGCCCGTACAGGGCGGTCTGGTGTGGCTGCGGTGGCCGATCTCCGGTGCGCTCGGCGAGACGTTCGTCAACCCGACCGACCCGTCGGCCCGCCCCACCCTGGAGCACTTCAACCTCGGCAAGTCCAAGCGCACCGAACTCGTCCGCCACATGGACTGGTACGCCGTCAGCGGCGACGGCCTGCGGCTGGCCGTCTTCGACGAGGGCGAACTCGCCGTCCTGCCCGCCACCGAGCGCGGCGACGACGACTCCACCGTCTACGTCGACATGCGCCGCATCCTGCACGAGGTGGAACCGACCGCCGAGTGGCGCCAGTCGTACGCGGAGGCCGGCCGCCTCATCCGCGACTACTTCTGGGCGCCCGACATGTGCGGCGTGGACTGGCCGGCGATCCTCGACCAGTACCGGCCCCTGGTCGAACACGTCGCCACCCCCGACGAGTTCGCCGACCTGCTGCGCGAGGTGCTCGGCGAACTGGGCACCTCGCACGCTTACGTGCAGCCCGCCCGCCGCAACGAGGGCCCGCCGCACTACCAGCGCCCCATCGGCCTGCTGGGCGCCGACTTCCAGCACAACAAGGACGGCACCTGGACCGTCGCCCGTATCCTGCCCGGCGAGTCGTCCGACTCCAAGGCGCGCTCGCCACTGGCCGGCACCGGCATCCGCGAGGGCGCGATCCTCACCCACATCGACGGCCGCCGCGTCGACCCGCAAGCGGGCCCGTACCCGCTGCTGTCGGGCGCGGGCGGCACCACCGTGGAACTGACCTTCACCCCGCCCGGCGGCCGCGGCGCGCCCCGCCGGATCGCCGTGGTGCCCCTGGTCGACGAACGGCCGCTGCGCTACCAGCACTGGGTGGCCAAGCGGCGCAGCGTCGTCCGGCACCTGAGCGGCGGCCGCTGCGGCTACCTGCACATCCCCGACATGGGCGGCTCGGGCTGGGCGCAGTTCAACCGCGACCTGCGCAAGGAAGTCGCCTACGACGCCCTGCTGGTGGATGTGCGCGGCAACGCCGGCGGCAACATCAGCGAGCTGGTCATCGAGAAGCTCACCCGTACGGTGCTCGGTTGGGACGTCACGCGCAACGCGCAGCCCGTCTCCTACGCCGGCAACGCCCCCCGCGGCCCGGTGGTCGCGGTCGCCGACGAGGCCACGTCGTCCGACGGCGACATGATCACCGCGGCCTTCAAGCTGCTGCGGCTCGGCCCGGTGGTCGGCCTGCGCACCTGGGGCGGCGTGGTCGGTATGACCGGCCGTCACCGCCTGGGTGACAACACGGTCATCACCGTCCCGATGAACGCCGCCTGGTTCGACGCCTACGGCTGGTCCGTCGAGAACCATGGCGTCGCGCCCGACATCGAGTGCCTGCGCACGCCGCTGGACTGGGCCGAGGGCAGGCACGGCCAACTCGCCGTCGCCGTACGCGAGGCGCTGTCCCTGCTCGGCGAACACCCCGCAGCGGTACCGCCCGACCTGTCCTCACGTCCCAACCGCGCCCGCCCGCCGCTTCCTCCGCGCGCCTAG
- a CDS encoding FAD-binding dehydrogenase, whose amino-acid sequence MALDADVVVVGAGLAGLVATVELAEAGRKVILVDQEPETSLGGQAFWSFGGLFFVDSPEQRRMRIKDSADLAWQDWLGTAGFDRPEDHWPRRWAEAYVHFAAGEKRAWLHERGLRVFPVVGWAERGGFLATGPGNSVPRFHITWGTGPGVVAPFEQRVRDAVAGGRVELRFRHRVTALTKTGGAVDGVSGEVLAPSGVPRGVASSREVTGAFELRAQAVVVTSGGIGGNHDLVRAAWPERLGTPPAKLLSGVPAHVDGLMLGVAEAAGGRLINGDRMWHYTEGIENWNPIWARHGIRILPGPSSLWLDATGKRLPVPYFPGFDTLGTLEHIMGTGHEYTWFVLTQKIIEKEFALSGSEQNPDLTGKSVREVLKRVLPGAPGPVEAFKQHGVDFVVERDLSALVRGMNAVTGDGLIDEAALRGEIEARDREIANTYTKDLQVTAIRGARNYIGDKLVRTASPHRLLDPKAGPLIAVRLNILTRKSLGGLETDLDGRVLAGTAPGGDEGAGGRGAPLAGLYAAGEAAGFGGGGMHGYRSLEGTFLGGCLFSGRTAGRAAARATS is encoded by the coding sequence ATGGCGCTGGACGCGGACGTCGTGGTGGTGGGCGCGGGGTTGGCCGGGCTGGTCGCCACGGTGGAACTGGCCGAGGCGGGTCGCAAGGTGATCCTCGTCGACCAGGAGCCGGAGACGTCGCTGGGCGGCCAGGCGTTCTGGTCGTTCGGCGGGCTGTTCTTCGTCGACTCTCCTGAGCAGCGCCGGATGCGGATCAAGGACAGCGCGGACCTGGCCTGGCAGGACTGGCTCGGCACCGCCGGCTTCGACCGCCCCGAGGACCACTGGCCGCGCCGCTGGGCGGAGGCGTACGTGCACTTCGCCGCCGGTGAGAAGCGCGCCTGGCTGCACGAACGCGGCCTGCGGGTCTTCCCGGTGGTCGGCTGGGCCGAACGCGGCGGCTTCCTCGCGACCGGCCCCGGCAACTCGGTGCCGCGCTTCCACATCACCTGGGGCACCGGCCCGGGCGTCGTCGCACCCTTCGAGCAGCGGGTACGCGACGCGGTCGCCGGCGGCCGCGTCGAGTTGCGCTTCCGGCACCGGGTAACGGCCCTGACCAAGACCGGCGGCGCCGTGGACGGTGTGTCCGGCGAGGTGCTGGCGCCCAGTGGCGTACCGCGCGGCGTGGCCAGTTCCCGTGAGGTGACGGGTGCCTTCGAACTGCGCGCGCAGGCCGTGGTGGTCACATCCGGAGGCATCGGCGGCAACCACGACCTGGTGCGCGCCGCCTGGCCCGAGCGCCTGGGCACCCCGCCGGCCAAGCTGCTGTCCGGAGTCCCCGCCCACGTCGACGGCCTGATGCTGGGCGTCGCCGAGGCGGCGGGCGGTCGTCTGATCAACGGCGACCGCATGTGGCACTACACCGAGGGCATCGAGAACTGGAATCCGATCTGGGCCCGGCACGGCATCCGCATCCTGCCCGGCCCGTCGTCCCTGTGGCTCGACGCGACCGGCAAGCGGCTGCCCGTACCGTACTTCCCCGGCTTCGACACGCTCGGCACCCTGGAACACATCATGGGCACCGGGCACGAGTACACGTGGTTCGTCCTCACCCAGAAGATCATCGAGAAGGAGTTCGCGCTGTCGGGCTCCGAACAGAACCCGGACCTGACCGGCAAGAGCGTGCGTGAAGTGCTCAAGCGGGTGCTGCCCGGCGCCCCGGGGCCGGTCGAGGCGTTCAAGCAGCACGGCGTCGACTTCGTGGTCGAGCGCGACCTCAGCGCCCTGGTGCGCGGCATGAACGCGGTCACCGGCGACGGGCTCATCGACGAGGCCGCGCTGCGCGGCGAGATCGAGGCCCGCGACCGGGAGATCGCCAACACCTACACCAAGGACCTCCAGGTGACCGCGATCCGCGGCGCCCGCAACTACATCGGCGACAAGCTGGTGCGCACAGCCTCCCCGCACCGCCTGCTCGACCCGAAGGCCGGCCCGCTGATCGCGGTCCGGCTCAACATCCTCACCCGCAAGTCGCTGGGCGGCCTGGAAACGGACCTGGACGGCCGTGTGCTGGCCGGAACCGCTCCCGGCGGCGACGAGGGCGCCGGCGGCCGCGGCGCGCCCCTGGCGGGCCTGTACGCGGCCGGCGAGGCGGCCGGCTTCGGCGGCGGCGGCATGCACGGCTACCGCTCGTTGGAGGGCACGTTCCTCGGCGGCTGCCTGTTCTCGGGCCGTACGGCGGGACGCGCGGCGGCCCGCGCCACGTCGTAG